A region from the Melopsittacus undulatus isolate bMelUnd1 chromosome 13, bMelUnd1.mat.Z, whole genome shotgun sequence genome encodes:
- the WSB1 gene encoding WD repeat and SOCS box-containing protein 1, with protein sequence MASFPPRVNEKLIARSRTVGELLAPTSPFDKKCGRENWTVAFAPDGSYFAWSQGHRVVKLVPWSQCLRNFLVHGTKNAANSLGTRLPRQNSDSAQKNKPCEHIIDCGDIVWSLAFGSSVPEKQSRCVNIEWHRFKFGQDQLLLATGLNNGRIKIWDVYTGKLLLNLMDHTEVVRDLTFAPDGSLILVSASRDKTLRVWDLKDDGNMMKVLRGHQNWVYGCAFSPDSSILCSVGASKAVFLWDMDKYSMIRKLEGHHNDVVACEFSPDGALLATASYDTRVYVWDPHTGVILMEFGHLFPPPTPIFAGGANDRWVRSVSFSHDGLHIASLADDKMVRFWRIDEEYPVQVAPLNNGLCCTFSTDGSVLAAGTQDGSVYFWATPRQVSSLQHLCRMAIRRVMPTPQVKNLPLPSKVVEFLCYQI encoded by the exons ATGGCCAGCTTTCCCCCGAGGGTTAACGAGAAGCTCATCG CACGATCACGCACCGTGGGAGAACTCCTGGCTCCAACTTCTCCCTTTGACAAGAAGTGTGGACGTGAAAACTGGACCGTGGCGTTTGCTCCGGATGGATCCTACTTTGCTTGGTCACAAGGGCACCGCGTGGTGAAGCTGGTCCCCTGGTCTCAGTGCCTTAGGAACTT CTTGGTGCACGGCACAAAGAATGCTGCCAACTCTCTCGGCACAAGACTTCCAAGGCAGAACAGTGACAGtgctcagaaaaacaaaccctgtgAGCATATCATAGACTGTGGAGACATCGTGTGGAGTCTGGCTTTTGGCTCCTCGGTGCCGGAGAAGCAGAGCCGCTGCGTGAACATCGAATGGCACCGCTTCAAGTTCGGGCAGGACCAGCTCCTCCTGGCCACAGGCTTGAACAACGGGCGCATCAAGATATGGGATGTATACACAG GAAAACTCCTCCTTAACTTGATGGACCATACAGAAGTTGTTCGAGATTTAACCTTTGCCCCAGACGGCAGCCTGATTTTAGTGTCTGCATCCAGAGACAAAACACTGCGAGTGTGGGACCTGAAAGATGATG GAAACATGATGAAAGTGTTgagaggacatcagaactgggTATACGGTTGTGCATTCTCTCCAGACTCCTCCATCCTCTGTTCAGTCGGAGCTAGTAAAGCA GTTTTTCTCTGGGATATGGATAAATACTCCATGATACGGAAACTTGAAGGACATCACAATGATGTTGTAGCTTGTGAGTTCTCTCCTGATGGAGCTTTACTGGCTACTGCATCTTATGATACCCGAGTCTATGTCTGGGATCCACATACTGGAGTTATTCTTATGGAATTTGG GcatctgtttcctcctcctACTCCAATATTTGCTGGAGGTGCAAATGACCGGTGGGTCAGATCAGTATCTTTTAGTCACGATGGACTACACATTGCAAGTCTGGCTGATGATAA AATGGTAAGAttctggagaattgatgaagaATATCCTGTACAAGTTGCACCTCTGAACAATGGGCTCTGCTGTACTTTTTCTACTGATGGCAGTGTTCTAGCTGCAGG GACACAGGATGGCAGCGTGTATTTCTGGGCAACTCCAAGACAAGTTTCCAGTCTCCAGCATCTGTGTCGCATGGCAATTCGCAGAGTGATGCCCACCCCCCAGGTCAAGAACTTGCCCCTCCCATCCAAGGTGGTGGAGTTCCTTTGTTACCAGATCTGA